A region of Kribbella sp. NBC_01245 DNA encodes the following proteins:
- a CDS encoding DUF3618 domain-containing protein, translated as MADSTEQLRRDIERTRHEVGRDVDALSDKMSPSQIMHRRTRAARGMVSRARDRVMGAASSVGDSTGSAMSSVSDAGQTVGSAIQSAPEVARRQTQGAPLAAGAIAFATGWLLSTLAPASDREEQLAVKVKEPLKEEAVGLAQEMKSEMAEPVQEAAQHVKESARDAAGTVGDEGKQAAESMAEQGRDAAGNVRQAGSGS; from the coding sequence GTGGCTGACAGCACGGAACAACTGAGGCGCGATATCGAGCGGACCCGGCATGAGGTCGGCCGGGATGTCGACGCGCTGAGCGACAAGATGAGCCCGAGCCAGATCATGCACCGGCGGACCCGCGCGGCCCGTGGCATGGTCAGCCGGGCCCGCGACCGGGTGATGGGTGCGGCCTCGTCGGTCGGTGACAGCACCGGTTCGGCCATGTCGTCCGTCTCCGACGCGGGCCAGACCGTCGGTTCGGCGATCCAGAGTGCGCCCGAGGTGGCTCGCCGCCAGACCCAGGGAGCGCCGCTGGCCGCTGGGGCGATCGCCTTCGCCACGGGGTGGCTGTTGTCCACTCTGGCCCCGGCCTCCGACCGCGAGGAACAGCTCGCCGTGAAGGTGAAGGAACCGCTCAAGGAAGAGGCCGTTGGCCTTGCCCAGGAAATGAAGTCGGAGATGGCTGAGCCGGTCCAGGAGGCCGCTCAGCACGTCAAGGAGAGTGCCCGGGACGCGGCAGGCACCGTTGGCGACGAAGGTAAGCAGGCCGCGGAGTCGATGGCCGAGCAGGGCCGCGACGCGGCGGGTAACGTCCGCCAGGCTGGCTCCGGCAGCTAG